A part of Dermacentor variabilis isolate Ectoservices chromosome 10, ASM5094787v1, whole genome shotgun sequence genomic DNA contains:
- the LOC142559732 gene encoding sodium-dependent glucose transporter 1A-like: MLSPRAQLWLKLGRTCNLCLGCLGMGLILALTGVALLDLVEVYDSDISSVSHLITARCVGGLLGSLLGGKLYDTYNVQTMSILMMVLACVTVLMIPLSGSLPLAFVMVFFGGISSGAFDTGANVWIINLWPENSSPALQVFHLAFGVGCLVAPLIAEPFLSTGHVGSLLNQTATNLSEYLTLNDTGYSPLEPLTEESRVYYAFGIASAFHLALVVAMVALYLIDDADTKPPQEGDATVGCRKETPEDVRFSRTVLALLSAYVCVYVAFECTSSQMLTAFAVKSELHLSKSAASRVAAVYFFCFAASRLAAALVTVKLSPFQMLVLSHVIIAVTAAVFLVWGSSNSAVLWACSALTGVGQGPVYAAAVAWTVAYVNISNKMMSVVIITAGIGALSPPLLVGQFLDHSPNLFLYVCFVAVLLCVAFFVAMHFYVRKRPTLNADKEVCVNGTYEKPLEMLSL, translated from the exons ATGCTGTCCCCGCGCGCCCAGCTGTGGCTCAAGCTGGGCCGAACCTGCAACCTCTGCCTGGGCTGCCTGGGAATG GGCCTCATCCTGGCCTTGACTGGCGTGGCGCTGCTGGACCTGGTCGAGGTCTACGACTCGGACATATCAAGCGTGTCGCACCTCATCACCGCACGCTGCGTCGGCGGCCTGCTCGGCTCCCTACTAG GAGGCAAGCTGTACGACACGTACAACGTGCAGACCATGTCTATACTGATGATGGTGCTGGCCTGCGTGACGGTGCTCATGATTCCGCTTAGTGGAAGCCTGCCACTGGCGTTCGTCATGGTCTTCTTCGGCGGAATCAGCTCGGGTGCCTTCGACACCG GCGCGAATGTGTGGATCATCAACCTGTGGCCGGAGAACAGCAGTCCGGCGCTGCAGGTCTTTCATCTGGCCTTCGGCGTCGGCTGCCTGGTGGCACCGCTCATCGCCGAGCCCTTCCTGTCCACGGGTCACGTCGGCTCGTTGCTGAACCAGACGGCCACCAACCTGAGCGAGTACTTGACCTTGAACGACACTGGTTACAGCCCGTTAGAGCCCCTGACCGAGGAGAGCCGGGTCTACTACGCGTTCGGCATAGCCAGCGCTTTCCACCTTGCCCTGGTCGTTGCCATGGTGGCGCTCTACTTGATCGACGACGCCGACACCAAGCCTCCCCAGGAAGGAGATGCCACCGTCGGATGCAGGAAGGAGACTCCCGAGGACGTGCGCTTTAGCCGCACCGTGCTGGCCCTGCTTAGCGCGTACGTGTGCGTCTACGTGGCGTTCGAGTGCACGTCGTCCCAGATGCTCACCGCGTTCGCCGTCAAGAGCGAGCTGCACTTGTCCAAATCGGCGGCGTCTCGCGTAGCGGCTGTCTACTTCTTCTGCTTCGCGGCGAGCCGCCTGGCGGCCGCGCTGGTCACCGTGAAGCTGTCGCCTTTTCAGATGCTCGTGCTCTCTCACGTCATCATCGCCGTCACGGCCGCCGTGTTCCTGGTATGGGGCTCCAGCAACAGCGCGGTGCTCTGGGCCTGCAGCGCGCTCACGGGCGTAGGCCAAGGTCCAGTGTACGCGGCCGCAGTCGCGTGGACTGTCGCCTACGTTAACATTAGCAACAAGATGATGTCCGTCGTCATAATCACAGCAGGCATCGGCGCGCTGTCGCCGCCCCTTCTAGTGGGTCAGTTCTTAGACCACAGTCCCAACCTGTTCCTCTACGTATGTTTCGTGGCGGTCTTGCTGTGCGTAGCTTTTTTTGTTGCCATGCAC